The Triticum aestivum cultivar Chinese Spring chromosome 7B, IWGSC CS RefSeq v2.1, whole genome shotgun sequence genome window below encodes:
- the LOC123162551 gene encoding pathogenesis-related protein 1: protein MASTNSWTHEIKSPVAAPRLFHAGVMDWHTLAPKLVPQIVASAHPVEGEGGIGSVRQFNFTSAMPFNLMKERLEFIDADKCECKSTLIEGGGIGTAIETATSHIKVEPAANGGSVVKVESTYKLLPGIEVNDEITKAKDSVTAIFKAAEAYLIANPDAYN, encoded by the exons ATGGCCTCCACCAACAGCTGGACCCACGAGATCAAGTCGCCGGTCGCTGCACCGCGCCTCTTCCATGCCGGCGTCATGGACTGGCACACCCTGGCCCCCAAGCTCGTGCCGCAGATCGTTGCCAGCGCCCACCCTGTTGAGGGAGAAGGCGGCATCGGCAGTGTCAGGCAGTTCAACTTCACCTCAG CCATGCCCTTCAACCTCATGAAGGAGAGGCTCGAGTTCATTGATGCGGACAAGTGTGAGTGCAAATCGACCCTCATCGAGGGTGGTGGCATCGGCACGGCGATCGAGACGGCCACGTCGCACATCAAGGTGGAGCCGGCAGCCAATGGCGGGAGCGTGGTGAAGGTGGAATCAACATACAAGCTGCTACCAGGCATAGAGGTGAATGATGAGATTACCAAGGCCAAGGATTCTGTCACGGCCATCTTCAAGGCCGCCGAGGCCTACCTCATCGCCAACCCAGACGCCTACAACTAA